GCGATATTGGTAATCTGTCTCTAGGACGACGATTTTCTATTAATTTTGCGTATAGCAATCTGTGGTTGATTACATTTTCCTTTACTTTGCAGACAGGGGTTTTCCTTGCCCACTCCACTATTTTCTTAAAATGCAACGGGATAATTTCAGCTTTTggcttactattattattattattattattattatcccacCATGAACCTTAACGGTACAGACAGCCAGAATTTTATTAAAATGTGACATTTGTGTACAGAAGACGACAAAAGACAACAAATGTTTGAGTAGAACAACGCATCTAGCTTGAGAGGAATATGAGGGAAATCCCTTCCACCAGCCTCTATAGGCTGGTACATCCGATCTCTACGGATGTACTCATATCCCCCCCAAAAGAAATTAAACAGTACCCGTATGAAAGTTTTTCTTAGTGACAccggcatgggaaacacataGGCAAGGTGAAGTAATGAAGGCAGAATGTCCGCCTTCAGCActaacaccttcccactaaaaGATAGTTGCttggggatatatatatatttttatatgagTCCCACATCCTACAGATGGTCCATGCTATCTggaatccttgggacatccctacccccCAAGACAGAATCGGTCAGTGCTATCCAGAATCCCTGGGACCACTACCCTTAAAGGAGTAGTTCACTATTTTACAACTTGACGTTAGATTGTTCCTCACCCTGAAAGTGGTCTATGGGCCAAGAGAATATGTAATCCAGGTTTCAGTTTTCAACggggtacttttattttgaaggtgaaacgcaaattccactattgtggctaattgTTTTAAACAGTCACTACAAATTTACACTAACTTTAGGCACCACTAGTTAACAATTAATGGAAATGATGGGGGCATGTgagtatgtttttttaaatgctcAAATCACCTGAAATCAATTAAAATCAACACAATATttggtttcatgttatttaaaGGTGattttagttttagttttttGCTCACATGCCCCAATCACTGCCATTGAACGTTAGCTTgtggtggctaaagttagctgacGTTTGTAGTGGCTGTTAAAGAGAACTGAATCATGGATTGCAGTTTCTCGTGGCCCATAGACTACTTTTAGGGTGGggaaccatctaacatcaagTTGTACAATATTGAATTACTCTTTTAACCATTTTAAATTAAAACTTAAATGGGGTAGGACCATCCCAaagatggggcggcagggtagcgtagtggttagagagttggactagtaactggaaggttgcaagttcaaaacctcgaactgacaaggtacaaatctgtcgttctgcccctgaacaggcagttaacccactgttcctaggccgtcattgaaaataagaatttgttcttaactgacttgcctagttaaataaaggtaaaaaaataaattaaaaaaaaagatCCCGGATAGCACGAACCAAGATGTAATGTAATTTGAAGTAAAACAATGGTCCAAATATGGCATTATTCCCATTATAATTCGGAATTAGTCATTTATTAGGATCTGTAGATTATTCCTTTAGTTGTATCTGTTTGCATTAGTTTCAATtgggtacttttattttgaaggcgaacCACAAATTCCACTTTGAGGCTAATCGTTATTGTGGCTATATTCACATAGCTACGAAAATAAGCGGATATCACAGTGACTTCACTTCCGATGCAAATTTTACGACTGTAAAATATTTTTTGTGCTGATACGAATTACATTAAACTCACAATTTTACACTCAGGATCGTGTTTGGTGCTATAAAAAGAACGAAGGACGAGTTGACGTAGGGCCCTGGTAAGCTTTTGTTGGAAATTGTAGCCTATGATTAGATTTGCCGAACAgaaaagtgctgttattgtatcGAGGCCGACAGATTCAATTTCAGAAGCGTGGAAACATTGTTGCAGCCACTGTTACATTGTTGTTTTTGTAAACAGCAACGCAGGTAACAGTATTGCGCGTATTACAATATGGCCTTCAATGATTTGAAAAATATATTGAGCATTGCAGAGCAGACTTATCTTTGTTTACATACATTTCGTGTTCTTGCACACAGGGACCTGAAAGTAGGCTACTATGTCCGCGGAACTGGACCTTTCGCCCCCAGAGGTACCTGAACCCACTTTGCTTGAGAGTCTCCTGCGCTATGGACTCTTTCTGGGAGCTATTTTCCAACTCATCTGCATCTTGGCTGTCATAATACCGACCTCCAAGGGGCATGAACAGGTATGGTAAACAGTCCTGTTGGCAGTTGAAAGAATGCGGTATGATATTGTAATAATATTGTCATTATTTACCATAGGTTTACTTATAGCATTATGTGTTAAATCCGTATAAGCCTGATACTTTGTATCTTTTCCCTTCTGTCCTATTGTAGTCTTCTTTTGAACTTGGCTTGAGCAAGCAAACTGCCCATTACTATTCAGCAACCTACTGTTACTGTTCCATATGTGTCGAGTGTCACTGGGACTCACATTCTGTTTTATCTTTAGGAGGAGACGGAGCCAAGTGACATGAAGGCTGGTGACCAGAATAAGAAGTCAAAAGGACCTGCGCCTCAGATTCGCCAGAAACTAAAGAAAGAGAGCAAGAAGAAGCGATAGGTGTGTCGGATTTTGTGCTGTCCATGCAGTGCACCCAAAATGATTGTTACATTTCAAATTATGTAAACTGAATCATTTTTGTTCTATCAAATTCAACGATGTCGCTACCATGATTTATGAAAGAACAGAAGTGCATTTAAATAACTGTTTTATTCAACTAGTCTGCTATCAAATGTCATTTGTCAATCTAAAACCTGTAAAGGCCTAAACACAACCAAAAACTTTGGGGACAtactgtgcattcagaaagtattcacatcccttgacttttctcaaaacattgtgttacaaagtgtaATTTttcttgtcaatgatctacacacatactctgtaatgtcaaactCGATGTATGATTTgtttaattaataaaaaataaatgctaGTATATCTTGATTAtatatgtattgactcagggggttgaataattGTTAGTCACCTTTTGCagctattacagctgtgagtctttctgggttatGTCtcaaagctttgcacacctggattgtacaatattctaacattattctttttaaaattcttcaagctctgtcaagttggttgtttgATCATTGCTAAATGGCAattttcaagttttgccatagattttcaagccaatttaagtcaaaactgtaacttggccattcaggaacattcaatgtcatcttggtaagcaactccagtgtatatttgacctcgTGTTTTAGGTTAtagtcctgttgaaaggtgaatttgtcttacAATTTATGTTTCCTCTAGgaatttgcctgtgcttagctcttcaGTTTATGTGTATCCCtagacaagcatacccataacatgatacagtcaacaccatgcttgaaaagcagatgagttaggaaggattcctgtatctttgtagtgactggttgggttgatacaccatccaaagcataATTGCTAACTTCAGTATGCTTTTCTATGTCCCGATAGGTGCCTTTATTTCTGAGGCATTAAAAAacgtccctggtctttgtggttgaatcagtgCTTGacagagggaccttacagataatttatATGTGTGGGATACAAAAATTGggtgtagtcattcaaaaatcatgttagcCACTATTGTTgtgcacagagtgagtccatgcaacttattatgtaacttttactcctgaacttatttaggtttgtcTTAACAAAAAGGTTGAATACTtaatgacatttcagcttttcatttgtaattaatttgtaaaaaaataatgtctgacattatggggtattttgtgtgattagtgacacaatctcaatgtaATAAATGTTTAAGGCTGGAAAAAtatgaggggtgtgaatacttttagAAAGTACTACTTCTACATATTACTAACATTTATGTGAAACCCCAGAATAAGCACCCTCTTTCTCTGTTATATCAATAAGAGGTTGAATTTTTTTATACAACTACCCTTTTCATCTTAAAAAGTCTCATTCAGCCTTATAACCCTCACACTGTGCATATATTCTCAATGTTGTAACAACACATTTTATGGGAAATACATTATTTGAAATATTTCTCAGATAAGATTAAAAACACTTTTTTACGAAATTGACCTTGCTAATAAGGATGAATAGCATTTTCTGAGAATAAAAACGTAAGGACTTCTGGATGGTAGGTTGCCTGGTTCGTAACCCGCAACCTTGTGTCAGTCCAACACCTTCGCTTTTACAACAAGAAGAGGTCCATTGATGAGAGAGTTGGTGTTGTACTAAGGACTTACATCCTGTGCACCAGCCCATTCCTTCCCTCTGCACCTCAAGTCCCTCATGCTCTGGCATATCTCATGGTAGCGCTATCCCACTTTTTCCACCATTGTAGCGAAATTTGTGGGTAGCCCAACTAGGACTTGAACGTgtggtcccaggtctgtcagtTCCACTCCTCACCAACAGATTGCTGGTGTTGTGCTTGTGCAAAGTATGTACTGGTAAACTATTCAGATTCCTGTTCAAATGACTGACTCACTTTTCACAATATAGGTTATGCAATCTCTGTTCTCTGTTAGTTGCTAAATTCAATTTCACAGATACAGTACAGTTATATCAGGTGCGTGATGGAAAGTAGGATGCATTGTGTTCCAAGGCCCTTGTTTTTCA
This is a stretch of genomic DNA from Oncorhynchus clarkii lewisi isolate Uvic-CL-2024 chromosome 17, UVic_Ocla_1.0, whole genome shotgun sequence. It encodes these proteins:
- the LOC139370675 gene encoding protein MANBAL-like, with the translated sequence MSAELDLSPPEVPEPTLLESLLRYGLFLGAIFQLICILAVIIPTSKGHEQEETEPSDMKAGDQNKKSKGPAPQIRQKLKKESKKKR